One part of the Paenibacillus silvisoli genome encodes these proteins:
- the fabD gene encoding ACP S-malonyltransferase, with protein MSKIAFVFPGQGAQAVGMGKDVYEAFDASKAVIDAADEALGFKLSDIIFNGPEEQLKQTANTQPALLAVSVALLEALKDRGLKPDFVAGHSLGEYSALVAAGTLSYQDAVRTVRARGEFMEQAVPSGQGAMAAVLGAEREALAALCSAVSAEVSAVELANVNCPGQIVVSGTAAGVQAVVERGKEAGAKRVIPLEVSGPFHSSLMKPAAERLEGVLASVTLNDAAVPVIANVTAKPVTSADEIRKLLAEQVYSPVLWEDSVRYLIEQGVDTFVEIGSGTVLAGLIKKIDKSVNIISINSLESLKAAVL; from the coding sequence CATGGGTAAAGACGTATATGAAGCGTTCGACGCGTCCAAAGCGGTCATCGACGCAGCGGACGAAGCGCTTGGCTTCAAGCTGAGCGACATTATTTTCAACGGTCCGGAGGAGCAGCTGAAGCAAACCGCGAATACGCAGCCGGCTCTATTGGCTGTCAGCGTCGCGTTGCTGGAAGCGCTGAAAGACCGCGGCTTGAAGCCGGACTTCGTCGCAGGCCACAGCCTGGGCGAATACAGCGCGCTTGTCGCTGCGGGCACGCTCTCTTATCAAGACGCGGTTCGCACCGTTCGTGCGCGCGGCGAATTTATGGAGCAAGCGGTTCCGAGCGGCCAAGGCGCGATGGCGGCTGTGCTTGGCGCGGAACGCGAAGCGCTTGCGGCGCTTTGCTCGGCTGTATCCGCTGAAGTCAGCGCGGTCGAGCTCGCCAACGTGAACTGCCCGGGACAAATCGTCGTATCCGGCACCGCGGCAGGCGTACAAGCCGTAGTCGAGCGCGGCAAAGAAGCGGGCGCGAAGCGCGTCATTCCGCTCGAAGTGAGCGGACCGTTCCACTCGTCGCTCATGAAGCCGGCAGCGGAGCGTCTCGAAGGCGTTCTCGCATCCGTGACGCTGAACGACGCGGCCGTGCCGGTTATCGCCAACGTAACGGCGAAGCCGGTGACAAGCGCGGACGAAATCCGCAAGCTGCTGGCGGAGCAAGTGTATTCGCCGGTGCTGTGGGAGGATAGCGTGCGCTATTTGATCGAGCAGGGCGTGGACACGTTTGTCGAAATCGGTTCGGGCACCGTTCTTGCGGGCCTGATCAAGAAGATCGACAAGTCCGTCAATATCATTTCCATCAATAGCTTGGAGTCGCTGAAAGCGGCTGTGCTTTAG
- the fabG gene encoding 3-oxoacyl-[acyl-carrier-protein] reductase — MSFADLSGKIALVTGASRGIGRSIAIALAEAGADVAINYSGSESAAAETAQAVEALGRRALVLKANVGKADEFDGMVKQVVDTFGSIDILVNNAGITRDNLIMRMKEEEFDQVIETNLKGVFNGIKAVTRQMMKQRSGRIINISSVVGVLGNPGQANYVAAKAGVIGLTKASARELASRGITVNCVAPGFIQTDMTDKLPQEMREKLAADIPLARLGDPQDIAAAVRFLASNAAGYMTGQTIHVDGGMYM; from the coding sequence ATGTCCTTTGCAGATCTATCAGGCAAAATCGCCCTAGTCACGGGAGCATCCCGCGGAATCGGCCGTTCCATCGCGATTGCGCTGGCGGAAGCGGGCGCCGATGTAGCGATTAACTACTCCGGCAGCGAGTCTGCCGCAGCCGAAACGGCGCAAGCCGTCGAAGCGCTGGGCCGACGCGCGCTCGTCCTGAAGGCGAATGTCGGCAAAGCCGACGAATTCGACGGCATGGTCAAGCAAGTGGTCGACACGTTCGGCTCCATCGATATTTTGGTGAATAACGCCGGCATTACGCGTGACAATCTAATCATGCGCATGAAGGAAGAAGAATTTGACCAAGTCATTGAAACGAACCTCAAAGGCGTGTTCAACGGCATCAAAGCGGTCACCCGCCAAATGATGAAGCAGCGTTCCGGCCGCATCATCAATATTTCGTCGGTCGTAGGCGTATTGGGCAACCCGGGGCAGGCTAACTATGTGGCTGCCAAAGCGGGCGTCATCGGCTTGACGAAGGCATCCGCGCGCGAGCTTGCTTCCCGCGGCATTACGGTGAACTGCGTAGCGCCGGGCTTCATTCAAACCGATATGACAGATAAGCTCCCGCAGGAAATGCGCGAGAAGCTTGCGGCGGACATTCCGCTTGCAAGGCTCGGCGATCCGCAGGACATCGCGGCTGCTGTGCGTTTCCTGGCGTCGAACGCGGCCGGATATATGACCGGACAAACGATTCACGTCGACGGCGGCATGTACATGTAA
- the acpP gene encoding acyl carrier protein, translating into MSDVFDRVKRIVVDRLGVDESEVSLEASFKEDLGADSLDVVELVMELEDEFDMEISDEDAEKITSVGEVVNYISSLAK; encoded by the coding sequence ATGTCCGATGTTTTTGATCGTGTAAAGCGCATCGTTGTCGACCGCCTTGGCGTTGACGAGTCGGAGGTGTCTCTTGAGGCTTCTTTCAAAGAAGATCTTGGAGCTGACTCTCTTGATGTCGTTGAACTCGTCATGGAGCTGGAAGATGAATTCGATATGGAAATCTCTGATGAAGATGCAGAGAAAATTACAAGTGTAGGTGAAGTAGTTAACTACATATCTTCCCTAGCTAAGTAA
- the fabF gene encoding beta-ketoacyl-ACP synthase II — protein sequence MKQRVVVTGMGVMTSLGSDLDTFWGNLMEGKSGVSLVEAFDVSEYPTRIAAEIKNFNPEDYGIDKKEARRMDRFVQFASVASLLAVKDAALAIGNEVDAERVGVMIGSGIGGLGTWEDQHNILLEKGPKRVSPFFIPMMIANMASGQVSMLTGAKGPNSTAVTACATGTHSIGDSYKMIQRGDADVMICGGAEATIRPTGMAGFCSLRAMSTRNDEPTKASRPFDVDRDGFVMGEGSGVLILESLEHAQKRGARIYAEIVGYGMSGDAYHMTEPDPDGAARCMAKALRDGGIEPAQIDYINAHGTSTPVGDKSETTAIKKTFGDHAYKLAVSSTKSMTGHLLGAAGGVEAVILGLSLQNGMIPPTINLDNQDPECDLDYVPNQPRKAELNYALSNSFGFGGHNATIVMKKYEA from the coding sequence ATGAAACAGAGAGTAGTCGTTACGGGCATGGGGGTTATGACTTCGCTCGGTTCCGATTTGGATACGTTTTGGGGCAATTTAATGGAAGGGAAATCCGGCGTCTCCTTGGTAGAAGCATTTGACGTCTCGGAATATCCGACCCGAATTGCCGCGGAAATTAAAAATTTCAACCCCGAGGATTACGGGATCGATAAGAAAGAAGCGCGCCGCATGGACCGCTTCGTTCAATTCGCGTCGGTTGCAAGCTTGTTGGCCGTTAAAGACGCGGCGCTTGCGATCGGTAATGAAGTGGACGCGGAGCGCGTCGGCGTTATGATCGGTTCCGGCATCGGCGGTCTCGGCACGTGGGAAGATCAGCATAACATTTTGCTGGAGAAAGGCCCGAAGCGCGTAAGCCCGTTCTTCATTCCGATGATGATCGCGAACATGGCGTCCGGCCAAGTATCCATGCTGACAGGCGCCAAAGGTCCGAACAGCACGGCGGTTACGGCTTGCGCAACCGGCACGCATTCGATCGGCGATTCGTACAAAATGATTCAGCGCGGCGATGCCGACGTCATGATTTGCGGCGGCGCGGAAGCGACGATCCGGCCAACGGGCATGGCGGGCTTCTGTTCCCTGCGCGCGATGTCGACGCGAAACGACGAGCCGACCAAAGCTTCCCGTCCGTTCGACGTGGACCGCGACGGCTTCGTTATGGGCGAAGGCTCGGGCGTATTGATTCTGGAATCGCTTGAGCATGCGCAGAAGCGCGGCGCACGCATTTATGCGGAAATCGTCGGCTACGGCATGAGCGGCGACGCTTACCATATGACGGAACCGGATCCGGACGGCGCTGCGCGCTGCATGGCGAAGGCTCTGCGCGACGGCGGCATCGAACCGGCTCAGATCGATTACATCAATGCGCACGGTACGTCGACGCCGGTTGGCGACAAGTCGGAAACGACGGCGATCAAGAAAACGTTCGGCGACCATGCTTACAAGCTGGCAGTCAGCTCCACCAAGTCGATGACGGGTCACCTGCTCGGCGCGGCCGGCGGCGTTGAAGCCGTTATTCTTGGCCTGTCGCTGCAGAACGGCATGATTCCGCCAACGATCAACTTGGATAATCAAGATCCGGAATGCGATCTCGATTACGTGCCGAATCAACCGCGCAAAGCCGAATTGAATTACGCGCTTTCTAATTCCTTCGGTTTCGGCGGCCATAACGCAACGATCGTGATGAAGAAATATGAAGCATGA
- the rnc gene encoding ribonuclease III has protein sequence MKHDKFEELQQRLQLRFRTTRLLKQAFTHTSYVNEHRQSAMEHNERLEFLGDAILQLTVSEFLYKTFPERPEGQLTRMRASIVCEPSLARFADMLELGAHVLLGRGEEQLGGRQRPALLADLFEAFVGAIYLDQGLDTVRNFLSAHMFPHIDSDGGLLVKDFKSNLQEKAQHAGMGTIEYRIVEERGPAHDREFIVQVYIGDTCYGSGTGRTKKEAEQQAAAEAWRKLV, from the coding sequence ATGAAGCATGATAAGTTCGAAGAGCTGCAGCAGCGTCTGCAGCTCCGTTTTCGTACGACGCGCCTGCTCAAGCAGGCGTTTACCCACACCTCCTACGTGAACGAGCACCGGCAAAGCGCGATGGAGCATAACGAGCGTTTGGAATTTTTGGGCGATGCGATTTTGCAGCTAACCGTTTCCGAGTTTTTGTACAAGACGTTCCCGGAACGTCCGGAAGGGCAGCTTACGCGCATGCGCGCATCCATCGTTTGCGAGCCTTCATTGGCCCGTTTCGCGGATATGCTCGAATTGGGCGCTCACGTTCTGCTAGGACGCGGCGAGGAACAGCTTGGCGGACGTCAACGGCCTGCGCTGCTCGCGGATTTGTTCGAGGCCTTCGTAGGGGCGATCTATTTGGATCAAGGCTTGGATACCGTTCGCAATTTTCTGTCTGCGCATATGTTCCCGCATATCGACAGCGATGGCGGACTGCTCGTGAAAGACTTCAAATCGAACCTGCAGGAGAAAGCGCAGCATGCCGGTATGGGGACGATCGAGTATCGCATCGTGGAAGAACGCGGACCGGCGCATGACCGGGAATTTATCGTGCAAGTGTATATCGGCGACACCTGCTACGGCTCCGGCACCGGCCGGACGAAGAAGGAAGCCGAACAGCAGGCGGCTGCGGAAGCATGGCGCAAGCTTGTTTAA